In a single window of the Petrotoga olearia DSM 13574 genome:
- the lexA gene encoding transcriptional repressor LexA, which yields MEELTKRQSQVLDFIKSYMEKNGFAPSIRDIMKHFNFKSPRAAHKHLIILEKKGYIERKNVSRGIKMMPKSGEIFAAETLAPVSGKIAAGDAIEAIQTISDYIPIPTNFFPKNYEYFSLRVEGNSMIEAQIKSGDFVLIRKQDYASDGDIVVALIDGNDATLKRYKRLNENEVLLVPENKSMKEIKVKADRLKIQGKMVGLIRVL from the coding sequence ATGGAAGAATTGACAAAAAGGCAATCACAAGTTCTGGACTTCATAAAATCTTATATGGAAAAAAATGGATTTGCCCCAAGTATCAGAGATATTATGAAACATTTTAATTTTAAAAGCCCAAGAGCGGCACATAAGCATCTGATAATTTTGGAAAAAAAGGGTTACATTGAGCGTAAAAACGTGTCACGTGGTATTAAGATGATGCCAAAATCGGGGGAAATATTCGCTGCGGAGACTTTAGCCCCTGTTTCGGGAAAGATAGCAGCTGGAGATGCTATTGAAGCTATACAAACAATTAGCGATTACATTCCCATACCTACTAATTTTTTTCCTAAAAATTACGAATATTTTTCCCTCAGAGTTGAAGGAAATTCTATGATAGAGGCACAGATCAAAAGCGGGGATTTTGTTTTAATACGTAAACAAGATTATGCGTCGGATGGAGACATAGTGGTTGCATTGATCGATGGTAATGACGCAACACTTAAAAGGTATAAAAGGCTGAATGAAAACGAAGTACTGCTTGTACCAGAAAATAAAAGTATGAAAGAGATAAAGGTCAAAGCCGATCGTTTAAAAATACAAGGGAAGATGGTAGGCTTAATAAGAGTGCTATAA
- the gyrA gene encoding DNA gyrase subunit A, with protein MDEKIFIRDFTEELKTSYLLYSLSVIVSRAIPDVKDGLKPVQRRILYSMSELGLKHNSSFKKNARIVGEVMGKYHPHGDAAIYDALVRMGQPFTMRYPLVEAQGNFGSIDGDPPAAMRYTEARMPELGEYMLKDIDKETVDFRENFDGSLSEPVVLPTRLPNLLMNGASGIAVGMTTNIPPHNLNELVAALKLLIEKPECEVKDLLKYIKGPDFPTGGLVVDGEGLKDLYETGRGKITIRGKYRIEDDGKGTSIVFDEIPYNVSKTDIIEQIVKYVVRTKEQKKDVGIKDVRDESDKEGIRLVIDLKRNANVKRLINDLFKHTNLQSYFYVQMNVIDNEKPTLMNLKGLLQSFLDHRVNVITRRTQYELDKARKRAHIVEGLIKAVQGIDTVVEIIRNSENPQEALKNLQETIGVSEEQAKAIADMRLISLSKLETTNLNEELKNLYKDIENAMDILQNKERLMGVIKEELDEVVNKFGDKRRTEILYNKGDLAEEVEMIQDEDVVIVLTKWGYLKAIPSSEYKVQGRGGKGVKGLKISDEDDVKEVIYTNKLSKLMLLSSAGKAYQINAYEIESSSKSTKGKHIANFISLDEGEEIKSIVAISLDGDYDKDILIFTKQGKVKRTSLREFSSARANGIRAINLVDNDVVVDVLLLDGTDRDLLVVTKLGMSLMFNSSQVRKMGRTAMGVNSIKLRKGDEVINVVKVDEGKKLLLITERGYGKRVSFHSYKAQNRGGIGVKTVRDITKIGPIVSTMSVEDGKDILIFTKKGKAIRVNVNNINVLGRITQGVIIVRLDEDDSVVGVIEVQADEEE; from the coding sequence ATGGATGAAAAAATATTTATTAGAGATTTTACCGAGGAATTAAAAACTTCTTACTTACTTTATTCTTTAAGCGTTATTGTGAGTAGGGCTATACCAGATGTTAAAGATGGGTTAAAACCTGTTCAGAGAAGAATACTTTACTCAATGAGTGAATTGGGGTTGAAACATAACTCATCATTTAAAAAAAATGCCCGTATTGTTGGTGAGGTGATGGGTAAGTATCACCCTCATGGAGATGCGGCTATTTATGATGCCCTAGTTAGAATGGGGCAACCTTTTACTATGAGGTACCCCTTAGTTGAGGCACAGGGGAATTTTGGCTCTATAGATGGAGATCCTCCAGCAGCTATGAGGTATACAGAAGCCCGCATGCCCGAATTGGGAGAGTATATGCTCAAGGATATCGATAAAGAAACTGTAGATTTTAGGGAGAATTTCGATGGTTCTCTGAGTGAGCCCGTCGTTTTACCTACAAGGCTGCCTAATCTTTTAATGAACGGAGCAAGCGGGATAGCGGTGGGAATGACTACAAATATCCCACCTCACAACCTAAATGAACTTGTTGCGGCATTAAAATTGTTAATAGAAAAACCAGAATGTGAAGTAAAGGATCTGTTGAAATATATTAAAGGGCCGGATTTTCCAACTGGTGGTCTAGTTGTCGACGGAGAAGGGTTAAAAGATCTGTATGAAACAGGCAGAGGAAAGATAACTATTAGAGGAAAGTACAGAATCGAGGATGACGGAAAAGGGACCTCCATCGTCTTTGATGAGATACCTTACAACGTTTCTAAGACCGATATCATTGAACAGATTGTAAAATATGTAGTTAGGACAAAAGAACAAAAGAAAGATGTTGGGATAAAAGACGTTAGAGATGAGAGCGATAAAGAAGGAATAAGACTAGTAATAGACCTGAAAAGAAATGCAAACGTAAAGAGATTGATCAACGATTTGTTTAAGCATACGAATCTTCAATCTTATTTTTACGTTCAAATGAATGTAATAGATAACGAAAAGCCAACGTTGATGAATTTAAAAGGGCTTTTACAGAGCTTCTTGGACCACAGGGTTAACGTTATAACAAGAAGAACACAGTACGAATTAGACAAGGCAAGAAAGAGAGCTCATATAGTCGAAGGACTTATCAAAGCTGTTCAGGGTATTGATACTGTGGTAGAAATCATTAGAAATTCAGAAAATCCCCAGGAAGCCTTGAAAAACCTTCAAGAAACTATAGGTGTAAGTGAAGAACAGGCAAAAGCTATCGCAGATATGAGATTGATTAGCCTTTCAAAACTTGAAACCACCAATTTAAATGAAGAACTTAAGAATTTATACAAAGATATAGAAAACGCTATGGATATTTTGCAAAACAAAGAAAGATTGATGGGGGTAATCAAAGAAGAACTCGATGAAGTAGTGAATAAGTTTGGTGATAAAAGAAGAACGGAGATATTGTACAACAAAGGAGATTTAGCCGAAGAGGTTGAAATGATTCAAGATGAAGATGTCGTAATAGTTTTGACGAAGTGGGGTTACCTCAAAGCCATCCCTTCATCGGAATACAAGGTTCAAGGAAGAGGCGGAAAAGGTGTAAAAGGATTAAAAATTTCTGATGAAGATGATGTGAAAGAGGTCATATACACTAACAAATTATCTAAATTAATGTTATTAAGTTCTGCTGGTAAAGCGTATCAAATAAACGCCTACGAAATTGAATCAAGTTCGAAAAGCACAAAAGGTAAACATATCGCTAACTTCATCAGTTTAGATGAAGGTGAAGAGATAAAAAGTATCGTTGCCATATCTTTAGATGGAGATTACGATAAGGACATCCTTATTTTTACAAAACAAGGTAAAGTTAAGAGGACCTCTTTGAGAGAGTTTAGTAGTGCACGAGCTAATGGTATTAGAGCCATCAATCTGGTTGATAACGACGTAGTTGTCGATGTGTTATTGCTTGATGGAACGGATAGAGATTTGTTGGTTGTAACAAAGCTAGGTATGTCGTTGATGTTCAACTCTTCACAGGTTAGAAAGATGGGCAGAACCGCAATGGGTGTTAATTCAATAAAATTGCGTAAAGGCGATGAAGTGATCAACGTGGTGAAGGTCGATGAAGGCAAAAAACTTTTGTTGATCACAGAAAGAGGTTATGGGAAGAGAGTTTCTTTCCATTCTTACAAAGCGCAGAATCGTGGAGGAATTGGAGTAAAAACAGTTCGCGATATAACAAAAATAGGTCCTATAGTATCTACTATGAGTGTGGAAGATGGAAAGGATATACTGATATTCACTAAAAAAGGTAAAGCTATTAGGGTAAATGTAAATAATATAAATGTTTTAGGAAGAATCACTCAAGGTGTTATAATTGTTAGACTGGATGAAGACGATTCAGTTGTGGGAGTAATTGAAGTTCAAGCTGATGAGGAAGAGTAG
- a CDS encoding Rpn family recombination-promoting nuclease/putative transposase → MNELVYNPHDRFFKWIFSDPNIARDFLQNYLPQEAIEIVDLDYLTPENNSHVDENLKESFSDMLYKTKIKGQDGYVYILMEHKSYIEGKVIFQLLRYITSIWEEKYDPKTKKVPIIIPIVIYHGREIWNVETNLSNMVQGIEDLPDELKTYLPTYRYEICDFSIKGKKRIIGLTATKVALEAMRAGTAMTEKEFKERLAIVFAYINQLPEEQVHEWFEGCMIYLLNVREDITIEDILKVQKEIMPGRGEIVMTLAEKLRNEGKLEGEREGIEKGKLEDRKEVAIKLLSKRFGRQLTTKLKEKIKEAEEAKINQIIDNIFEITIEELKEVLK, encoded by the coding sequence ATGAACGAGCTAGTGTACAATCCTCACGATCGATTCTTCAAATGGATTTTCAGTGACCCAAATATAGCACGAGATTTCTTACAAAATTATCTACCTCAAGAAGCAATAGAAATAGTAGACCTAGATTATTTAACTCCTGAAAACAACAGTCATGTTGATGAAAATCTAAAAGAAAGCTTCTCAGACATGTTGTACAAAACAAAGATAAAAGGACAAGATGGATACGTATACATTCTGATGGAACACAAAAGCTACATTGAAGGGAAAGTAATCTTTCAACTGTTGAGATACATTACAAGCATATGGGAAGAAAAATACGATCCCAAAACAAAAAAGGTTCCGATAATAATACCAATAGTAATATACCATGGGAGAGAAATCTGGAACGTAGAAACGAACTTATCAAATATGGTACAAGGGATAGAAGATTTACCAGATGAACTAAAAACATACTTACCAACATACCGATATGAAATATGTGACTTCTCAATCAAAGGGAAAAAAAGGATAATAGGATTAACAGCGACGAAAGTTGCATTAGAAGCAATGAGAGCAGGAACTGCAATGACCGAAAAAGAATTTAAAGAAAGATTAGCAATAGTATTCGCATACATAAACCAACTACCAGAAGAACAGGTACATGAATGGTTTGAAGGGTGCATGATCTACCTACTAAACGTAAGGGAAGATATAACGATAGAAGATATATTAAAGGTACAAAAAGAAATAATGCCTGGAAGGGGTGAAATAGTTATGACGTTAGCCGAAAAGTTAAGAAACGAAGGTAAATTGGAAGGTGAAAGAGAAGGTATTGAAAAAGGAAAACTTGAAGACAGAAAAGAAGTAGCTATAAAGCTATTAAGCAAAAGATTTGGTAGACAATTAACCACAAAACTGAAAGAAAAGATAAAAGAAGCTGAAGAAGCAAAAATAAACCAAATAATCGACAATATATTTGAAATAACCATAGAAGAATTAAAAGAAGTATTGAAGTAG
- the metG gene encoding methionine--tRNA ligase, protein MDKFYVTTPIYYVNSEPHIGSAYTTIVADIIARFKRMMGYDVFFLTGTDEHGQKVLQAAKEKNIPPQDYVDSLSTKFKDLWDEMGISYDHFVRTTDDYHVKTVQMFVDKMMENGDVYKGKYAGWYCIHDESFWDESEIITQDGVKLCPECNRELKWVEEENYFFKLSKYTEPLLKYYQNNSDFVEPSFRKNEMLQILNNGLKDLSITRTTFNWGIPLKSDPKHVVYVWVDALINYVSAIGYSDDQQKFNRYWPADLHLIGKEINRFHSLIWPAMLMSVGLPLPKKVFAHGWLTVNGQKISKSLGNAVDPRVLMNAYGRDVIRYYLMRDIAFGRDGDFSEENLITRYNADLVNDLSNLVHRTLTMVEKYFNGVIPKPERKDKVDEELIELLESKKTAYLVLMERYQFTQALESLWEIVRFSNKYIDLTEPWILGKDPNEKDRLSTVLYNLLDVIRVISILIYPVMPDTSEKMLKKIGYGLEVLNRENLEKDRLHSGVKVGKGEPIFQRIDVKSWKRIIKTVNINREDELMSESVNVQNIIEIDDFKKVDLRVAKVVKAEDIEKSNKLLRLHLDLGQMGERQVIAGIKNFYSPQDLVDKKIIIIANLKPAKLMGELSEGMLLAAKDGNGNLSILTVDKDVEPGAKIS, encoded by the coding sequence ATGGATAAGTTTTACGTCACTACACCGATTTACTACGTTAACAGTGAACCACATATTGGTTCGGCATATACTACGATTGTTGCAGATATAATTGCTAGATTTAAGAGAATGATGGGGTACGATGTTTTCTTTTTAACGGGAACTGATGAGCATGGGCAAAAGGTGTTACAAGCCGCTAAAGAGAAGAATATACCCCCACAGGATTATGTTGATTCTCTTTCTACAAAGTTTAAAGATTTATGGGATGAAATGGGGATTAGTTACGATCATTTTGTAAGAACAACCGATGATTATCATGTAAAAACCGTACAGATGTTCGTTGATAAGATGATGGAGAATGGAGATGTGTACAAAGGGAAATACGCCGGCTGGTATTGCATACACGATGAATCCTTTTGGGATGAATCTGAGATAATTACTCAAGATGGCGTTAAGCTTTGTCCTGAATGTAATAGAGAATTGAAATGGGTGGAGGAAGAGAATTACTTTTTTAAACTTTCTAAATATACCGAACCGTTGTTGAAATATTATCAAAATAATTCGGATTTCGTTGAACCTTCGTTTAGAAAAAACGAGATGCTACAAATTTTGAATAATGGATTAAAAGATCTTAGTATAACAAGGACTACGTTCAATTGGGGGATTCCCTTAAAGAGCGATCCCAAACATGTGGTGTACGTGTGGGTGGATGCGTTAATTAATTATGTGAGTGCGATTGGCTATTCTGATGATCAACAAAAATTCAACAGGTACTGGCCTGCAGATTTGCATCTTATTGGAAAAGAAATAAACAGGTTCCATTCGCTGATATGGCCAGCTATGTTGATGTCAGTGGGACTCCCCTTGCCAAAAAAGGTGTTCGCACATGGATGGTTAACTGTCAACGGACAAAAGATTTCAAAATCTTTGGGAAATGCCGTTGATCCGAGAGTTCTTATGAACGCATATGGTAGAGATGTGATCAGGTATTACTTGATGAGGGATATTGCGTTTGGCAGAGATGGAGACTTTTCGGAAGAAAACTTAATTACTAGATACAACGCAGATTTGGTTAACGATCTAAGCAATTTAGTGCATAGAACACTTACAATGGTTGAAAAGTATTTTAACGGTGTCATACCAAAACCCGAAAGGAAAGATAAGGTAGACGAAGAACTTATTGAGCTTTTAGAGAGTAAGAAAACCGCTTATTTGGTTTTGATGGAGCGGTATCAGTTTACACAAGCCCTTGAAAGTCTATGGGAAATCGTACGTTTTTCTAATAAATACATAGATTTAACGGAACCGTGGATCTTAGGTAAGGATCCAAATGAGAAGGATAGGTTGTCCACCGTTTTATACAATTTGCTCGACGTTATTCGAGTTATTTCTATTTTGATTTATCCAGTAATGCCCGATACTTCCGAAAAGATGTTAAAAAAGATTGGTTATGGTTTGGAAGTTTTAAACAGAGAGAATCTTGAAAAGGATCGATTACATAGTGGTGTTAAAGTTGGAAAAGGTGAGCCAATATTCCAAAGAATCGATGTGAAAAGTTGGAAAAGAATAATCAAAACAGTAAATATCAACAGGGAGGACGAATTAATGTCAGAAAGTGTAAACGTTCAAAACATAATAGAAATAGATGATTTTAAAAAGGTAGATTTAAGAGTTGCTAAAGTAGTAAAGGCAGAAGATATCGAAAAATCGAATAAACTACTGAGATTGCATCTTGATTTAGGCCAGATGGGCGAAAGACAAGTTATCGCAGGCATCAAGAATTTCTATTCACCACAAGACTTGGTCGATAAGAAGATAATAATAATCGCTAACTTAAAACCCGCAAAATTGATGGGCGAATTATCCGAAGGTATGCTTTTAGCCGCTAAAGATGGAAACGGTAATCTTAGTATACTGACGGTAGATAAAGATGTTGAACCTGGTGCGAAAATTTCTTAA
- the rpiB gene encoding ribose 5-phosphate isomerase B — MKIAIASDHAGYDMKEQIKNYLLEKKFDIIDLGTNSNASVDYPDYAKKLGEKVTKGEVDFGIGICGTGIGMSISVNKVKGVRGALCLYPSMAEYARKHNNANVLVLAGRLMGSDLAIWTVDKFLTTDFEGGRHKRRVDKIDEIK, encoded by the coding sequence TTGAAAATTGCAATTGCATCCGATCATGCCGGATATGATATGAAAGAACAGATTAAGAATTATCTTTTAGAAAAGAAATTCGATATAATTGATTTAGGAACTAATTCTAATGCGAGTGTCGATTATCCTGATTATGCCAAAAAACTTGGTGAAAAGGTAACCAAAGGTGAAGTTGACTTCGGAATAGGTATCTGTGGTACTGGAATCGGGATGTCGATCTCAGTTAACAAGGTTAAAGGTGTTAGAGGTGCTTTATGCTTGTATCCATCGATGGCAGAATACGCTAGAAAACATAATAACGCTAATGTTTTGGTTTTAGCAGGTAGACTAATGGGTAGTGATTTAGCCATTTGGACGGTGGACAAGTTTTTAACAACGGATTTTGAAGGTGGAAGACATAAAAGGCGTGTCGATAAAATTGACGAAATTAAGTAA